In Candidatus Eisenbacteria bacterium, a single genomic region encodes these proteins:
- a CDS encoding PilT/PilU family type 4a pilus ATPase, producing the protein MHIVDILKEALQRQASDIIISAGAPVTYHVFGRLEWQDSDKILSAKDSQLLVYEILNSDQRMKFELENELDMSFHIEDICRFRVNVYRQRSSVAAVLRLVPFSVPNYVELGISERLLIQMTNTPNGLILITGPTGAGKSSTVASFLEYLNTEGEESKHIITIEDPIEFMLSSKTCVIDQRELGADTSSYARGLRSALRQMPHIIFVGEMRDRETMEIALTAAETGNLVISTLSTQSSTKTINRIIDVFPNDDQAEIRGRLALTLRMVVSQVLLRRQDQEGRIAAREILIVNSPISNLIREGKIHQLTNIIAGSYSEGMILLDSSLLELYNEGIVSPSEILPRLEDPEKMRLIMGKY; encoded by the coding sequence ATGCATATAGTTGATATTCTAAAGGAGGCTCTCCAGCGGCAGGCTTCGGATATTATTATCTCCGCCGGAGCTCCCGTTACCTACCATGTCTTCGGACGTCTCGAGTGGCAGGATTCCGACAAGATCCTCTCAGCCAAGGATAGCCAGTTACTTGTTTATGAAATTCTGAATTCTGATCAACGCATGAAATTCGAGTTGGAAAATGAGTTGGATATGTCTTTTCATATTGAAGACATCTGCCGCTTTCGTGTGAATGTCTATCGACAAAGGAGTTCAGTGGCCGCTGTTCTGCGCCTGGTCCCTTTCAGTGTTCCCAACTACGTCGAGCTGGGCATTTCTGAACGGCTTTTAATCCAAATGACCAACACACCCAATGGATTGATCTTGATTACCGGGCCAACCGGGGCGGGAAAATCTTCAACAGTGGCCAGTTTTCTGGAATATCTAAATACTGAAGGTGAAGAATCAAAACACATTATTACCATTGAAGATCCCATCGAATTCATGTTGTCATCTAAGACCTGTGTGATTGATCAGCGTGAACTGGGGGCCGATACCTCAAGCTATGCGAGAGGTCTGCGAAGCGCCCTCCGGCAAATGCCTCACATTATCTTTGTTGGGGAGATGAGGGATCGAGAAACGATGGAGATCGCATTGACCGCCGCCGAAACGGGCAATCTTGTCATTAGCACGCTTTCAACCCAGAGTTCGACAAAGACCATCAATCGAATCATCGATGTATTCCCAAACGATGATCAGGCTGAGATACGCGGCCGTCTGGCGCTGACTCTCAGAATGGTTGTCTCCCAGGTTCTTCTGCGGCGCCAGGATCAAGAAGGACGAATTGCCGCGCGGGAGATCTTGATTGTTAATAGTCCGATTTCCAATCTCATTCGTGAGGGGAAAATCCATCAGCTGACAAATATCATTGCTGGAAGTTACAGTGAGGGGATGATTCTCCTCGATTCCTCTTTGCTCGAATTGTATAATGAGGGAATCGTTAGTCCTTCTGAAATTCTACCGCGACTTGAAGATCCTGAGAAAATGAGACTCATCATGGGGAAATACTAA
- a CDS encoding SpoIIE family protein phosphatase: MQPFYRSTGSVIIIVLILLGPLLGMLTYQVVGRQEREELLAHCGDYLSERVSSLEIKMSNLFEVLYGIRSLFDSSTDVSRQEFRSFTARAISRHPSIKALEWIPRIPGDMRTNFESHARASGFENFTVSDVTLGGDLISSPQRDEYYPIFCVEPLKGNEDLIGYDVGSESTRRAALDRAIESADLALSDPVLLASVEGNSIGFLGFLPVYEKPVEEVLPEKGGLLGFATLALSIEEVLKHSFLLFQEDMENLVHFKLVDLDVNGGPESIWLSAGFIEASSPAESCEKQIELGGQTWSLSLHPTEKYFSKNKSKQPLIRGLMAFFGWEMILGIIFSLIIFYRNAALRKQDRILKSISRSLAEGVVVADRDGVIIFTNPAAQRMLKCSTGDRFDAGILSARGFFLPDTVTPYPLDQLPIPRAVRGEEVREAEIYVRNSELPGEMWLSASATPMVDESGILRGGVAFFRDVTNKKKSQELVQRLSSAVEQTNDTVLITDLKGKIEYVNPAFEKTTGYSRAEVMGRTPRILKSGLQGEESYKKLWDTILRGEVYRDTVINRKKNGEIYYAEQSITPMRDASGRIHHFVSVVKDMTEKLRTKEQDIEMQVAALVQKHLYPKKPPHVPGFDIAGATFPADAMCGDYYDFIRSTNGSLGIAIGDVSGHGFGPAMVMTQTRAYLRSLLQNHQDLNEILKRLNEVLVKDLELHRFVTLLYARLDIAARRIVYASAGHTSGFIIDPAGEVRVELQSTGLPLGVLSGQEYSVSDSIELRPGEIAIFLTDGITETQTADDRYFGIEGVLEIVKNNRRESAEEIVEHVRNAVRIFAAGMPQSDDITIVICKSNL, translated from the coding sequence ATGCAACCCTTCTACAGGAGCACGGGGTCGGTCATCATCATTGTGCTGATCCTCCTGGGACCCCTTCTCGGGATGCTGACCTATCAGGTTGTCGGCCGGCAGGAACGGGAAGAATTGTTGGCTCATTGCGGCGACTATCTCTCTGAGCGGGTCTCCTCACTTGAAATAAAAATGTCGAATCTTTTTGAAGTCCTGTACGGCATCAGGTCTCTCTTTGACAGCAGTACTGATGTTTCACGCCAGGAATTTAGATCCTTCACCGCCCGCGCGATCTCACGGCATCCCTCGATAAAAGCGCTCGAATGGATCCCTCGTATACCTGGAGACATGCGCACGAATTTCGAATCGCACGCGCGGGCTTCAGGGTTTGAAAACTTTACGGTTAGTGACGTCACTCTTGGCGGTGATTTGATCTCATCGCCCCAGAGGGATGAGTACTATCCAATTTTCTGTGTAGAGCCCCTGAAAGGGAATGAAGATCTTATCGGCTATGATGTCGGTTCCGAATCGACCCGCCGCGCCGCTCTCGATCGGGCCATAGAATCGGCGGATCTCGCTCTATCGGATCCGGTCCTGCTTGCCTCAGTGGAGGGCAACTCAATTGGGTTTCTCGGTTTTCTCCCGGTTTATGAAAAGCCCGTTGAGGAAGTCTTGCCTGAGAAAGGCGGGTTGTTGGGTTTTGCGACGCTTGCGCTGAGTATTGAAGAAGTCCTCAAACATTCCTTTCTGCTTTTTCAGGAAGATATGGAGAATTTAGTACACTTCAAGTTGGTTGATTTGGATGTCAACGGCGGGCCGGAATCGATATGGCTATCAGCCGGTTTTATTGAAGCATCCTCACCGGCTGAATCCTGCGAGAAGCAGATTGAGCTGGGCGGCCAAACGTGGAGTCTATCCCTTCACCCCACCGAAAAGTATTTCTCCAAGAATAAATCAAAGCAACCGCTTATCCGGGGATTGATGGCTTTCTTTGGATGGGAAATGATACTTGGCATCATCTTTTCGCTGATCATTTTTTACCGGAACGCGGCTCTCAGGAAACAGGATAGGATTCTCAAATCCATCAGCCGCAGTCTGGCGGAAGGGGTTGTTGTAGCCGACCGCGACGGCGTCATCATCTTTACCAATCCCGCGGCTCAGAGAATGTTGAAATGCTCAACGGGGGATAGGTTCGATGCCGGGATCCTATCGGCTCGCGGATTCTTTCTGCCGGACACCGTCACTCCCTACCCGCTGGATCAATTGCCGATCCCGAGGGCGGTGAGGGGTGAAGAGGTGCGGGAGGCAGAGATCTATGTCCGGAATTCTGAACTGCCGGGAGAGATGTGGCTCAGCGCCAGCGCAACCCCGATGGTGGATGAGTCCGGGATACTGCGGGGAGGCGTCGCCTTTTTTCGCGACGTAACGAATAAGAAAAAGTCACAGGAATTGGTCCAAAGGCTTTCCAGCGCCGTCGAGCAAACCAACGATACCGTTCTTATTACGGATTTGAAGGGAAAGATAGAGTATGTCAATCCGGCATTTGAAAAGACCACCGGCTATTCAAGAGCAGAAGTGATGGGTCGGACACCGCGCATCCTGAAATCCGGGCTGCAAGGGGAAGAAAGTTATAAAAAGCTCTGGGACACGATACTTAGAGGAGAGGTCTATCGGGATACCGTCATCAATCGAAAGAAGAACGGCGAGATCTATTACGCCGAGCAGAGTATTACACCCATGCGAGATGCAAGCGGCCGGATTCATCATTTTGTATCTGTCGTCAAAGACATGACCGAAAAGCTCAGGACGAAAGAGCAGGACATCGAAATGCAGGTGGCCGCCCTGGTACAAAAGCACCTTTATCCAAAGAAACCGCCTCACGTCCCCGGCTTCGATATTGCGGGTGCGACCTTTCCCGCTGATGCCATGTGCGGCGACTACTATGACTTCATCCGTTCGACGAACGGCTCATTGGGAATCGCGATCGGTGATGTCAGCGGCCACGGCTTCGGTCCGGCTATGGTCATGACACAAACACGGGCCTATCTCCGATCTCTCTTGCAGAATCATCAAGATCTCAATGAAATCCTAAAGCGTCTCAATGAAGTTCTTGTCAAAGATTTGGAATTGCACCGGTTTGTAACGTTATTGTATGCGCGGCTCGATATCGCGGCGCGGCGAATAGTCTATGCCAGTGCCGGCCATACCTCCGGTTTCATCATTGATCCCGCTGGAGAGGTAAGGGTTGAGCTGCAGAGCACGGGATTGCCTCTCGGTGTTTTATCGGGGCAGGAATACTCTGTCAGTGATTCGATAGAGCTAAGGCCTGGTGAAATCGCGATATTCCTTACGGATGGAATTACGGAAACACAGACAGCCGATGACAGGTATTTTGGCATCGAGGGTGTGCTTGAAATTGTCAAAAACAATCGCAGAGAATCGGCCGAAGAGATCGTGGAACATGTTCGAAACGCTGTTCGCATTTTCGCCGCTGGAATGCCACAGTCGGATGATATAACTATAGTCATTTGCAAAAGTAATCTATAA
- a CDS encoding M28 family peptidase: MIGFILNPAEGKGARRDHPIRPFTDTRPVKAVVQRQWTPLLEADPVIQGVVDEIDWNGLAAKIGWLENFETRYSYTPQCEAAGDSLFEYFSNLGLSVVKRHFIWDDVDMWNVEATQTGTIYPDSIFIICGHYDSISEDAYNLAPGADDNASGTAAVMTAAQILSQHPTNYAIKYVLFAGEEQGLIGSYYYVQDAVSLGMAIVGVLNADMLGWWSSGADFDLEIETNTDSQWLAAAVTNAADLYTNMPYELHIEDNAWWGDHWYFWQAGFAAVNHEESYDLVDPDFNPYYHTTQDVLDHIDPDFTVGNVKILVAALTTLAQLQDATGVTDQFETPSLTLRADPNPFHNGVTICLTTSGKLLAADLGIFNIGGRLIATLPVRLQGGRGTATWRASELSSIHLSSGVYFCRPLGMRSARPIELIYIK; encoded by the coding sequence ATGATCGGTTTCATTCTCAATCCCGCGGAAGGAAAAGGCGCCCGGAGAGATCATCCTATACGCCCCTTCACCGATACCAGGCCTGTAAAAGCGGTGGTGCAGAGGCAGTGGACACCTCTTCTGGAGGCCGACCCGGTGATACAGGGGGTCGTCGATGAAATCGATTGGAACGGACTGGCAGCTAAGATTGGTTGGCTCGAAAACTTCGAGACGCGGTATAGTTATACACCGCAGTGTGAAGCAGCGGGAGACTCACTCTTCGAATACTTTTCAAATCTTGGGCTGTCGGTCGTCAAACGGCATTTTATCTGGGATGACGTCGATATGTGGAATGTGGAGGCCACTCAAACCGGTACGATCTATCCCGACTCCATCTTCATCATCTGCGGCCACTATGATTCCATCTCGGAGGATGCCTATAACCTGGCGCCGGGGGCCGATGACAATGCCAGTGGTACGGCCGCCGTCATGACCGCCGCGCAGATTTTGAGTCAACATCCCACAAATTATGCAATCAAGTATGTTCTCTTTGCCGGCGAGGAGCAGGGTCTCATTGGAAGCTATTATTATGTTCAAGATGCGGTTTCTCTGGGTATGGCCATTGTCGGCGTGCTGAATGCCGACATGCTCGGTTGGTGGAGCTCGGGTGCTGATTTCGATTTGGAGATCGAAACAAACACTGACTCCCAGTGGCTGGCGGCGGCCGTGACCAATGCGGCCGATCTCTATACAAATATGCCTTATGAACTGCATATAGAGGATAATGCCTGGTGGGGGGATCATTGGTACTTTTGGCAGGCCGGGTTTGCCGCGGTCAATCATGAAGAGTCATATGATTTGGTCGATCCTGACTTCAATCCCTATTATCATACAACTCAGGATGTGCTCGATCATATCGATCCCGATTTCACTGTCGGTAATGTCAAAATTCTTGTGGCGGCCTTGACGACATTGGCACAACTTCAAGATGCCACGGGAGTCACTGATCAATTCGAAACCCCATCATTGACACTCCGGGCCGACCCGAACCCTTTCCACAATGGCGTGACAATTTGCCTGACCACCTCCGGAAAGTTACTGGCTGCAGATCTTGGAATTTTCAATATAGGCGGAAGGTTGATCGCCACCCTGCCGGTCAGGTTACAAGGCGGCCGGGGAACCGCGACTTGGCGGGCCTCCGAATTGTCTTCGATACACCTCTCCTCAGGGGTTTACTTCTGCCGTCCTCTGGGAATGCGTTCCGCCCGTCCGATTGAATTGATTTATATAAAGTAG
- a CDS encoding RNA-binding protein, with protein MSKKLYVGNLPFSATEEALHELFSQYGSIESVKLVTDRDTGRPRGFGFVEMADGASEAIAALNDREFGGRNLKVNEAKPREGGGGGGGRGGGGGGGRRNW; from the coding sequence ATGTCCAAGAAATTGTATGTTGGTAATTTGCCCTTCAGCGCGACTGAAGAGGCACTCCATGAACTCTTTTCCCAATACGGATCCATCGAATCGGTCAAGTTGGTCACAGACCGGGACACAGGCAGACCCCGTGGTTTTGGTTTCGTAGAAATGGCGGATGGCGCAAGTGAGGCGATAGCCGCACTCAACGATCGGGAATTCGGCGGCCGGAATCTCAAGGTCAACGAAGCCAAGCCCCGCGAAGGCGGCGGTGGCGGCGGTGGCCGTGGCGGCGGCGGCGGTGGCGGCCGGCGTAACTGGTAA